The following proteins come from a genomic window of Dermacentor albipictus isolate Rhodes 1998 colony chromosome 8, USDA_Dalb.pri_finalv2, whole genome shotgun sequence:
- the Atg18a gene encoding WD repeat domain phosphoinositide-interacting protein 2 isoform X6: MQSLATNLNTISKGVKYGVGGLMNLAAEGGEHTPYIEYVNFNQDGTSLSVGTQSGYKFFSLANVDKLEQIYENDEEGMALVERLFLSSLVSLVSAGSMRKLKMCHFKKESEICNYSYSNSILAVRLNRARLVVCLEESLYIHNIRDMKDGKWSQVLHTIRETPPNTKGLCALSPSSDNCYLAYPGSDNFGEVQIFDALNLQAKVMIPAHNSALAALAFNSTGTLIATASTKGTVIRVFCVADGQKLYEFRRGMKRCADIYSLAFSADSLFLCASSNFETVHIFKLEDPKEANKVAEEPGTWMGYLGKALMQSASYLPTQVTDVFNQGRSFATVHLPFSGVRTVCCLSTIQKIPRVLVATKDGYLYVYNLDPVEGGDCTLYKQHRM, translated from the exons ATGCAAAGTTTAGCCACTAACCTCAACACTATCAGCAAGGGAGTGAAGTACGGCGTCGGCGGACTCATGAATCTAGCCGCGGAGGGGGGTGAACACACCCCATACATTGAGTACGTGAATTTCAACCAAGACGGCAC GTCACTCTCGGTCGGGACACAGTCGGGATACAAGTTTTTTTCTCTGGCAAATGTGGACAAGCTCGAGCAGATATACGAAAATG ACGAGGAAGGCATGGCCCTGGTCGAGCGGCTCTTTCTCTCCAGCCTGGTGTCCCTCGTCAGCGCTGGGTCGATGCGCAAGCTCAAGATGTGCCACTTCAAGAAGGAGTCCGAGATCTGCAACTACTCCTACAGCAACAGCATACTGGCCGTGCGGCTCAACCGGGCGCGCCTCGTCGTGTGCCTCGAGGAGAGCCTCTACATACACAACATTCGGGACATGAAG GACGGGAAATGGTCGCAGGTCCTGCACACGATCCGGGAGACGCCTCCCAACACGAAAGGCCTGTGTGCCCTGTCGCCCTCGAGCGACAACTGCTACCTGGCCTACCCGGGCTCAGACAACTTCGGCGAGGTCCAGATCTTCGACGCACTCAACCTG CAAGCCAAGGTGATGATCCCTGCCCACAACAGTGCACTGGCCGCCCTCGCGTTCAACTCTACGGGTACACTGATTGCAACAGCTTCCACGAAG GGCACGGTCATAAGAGTTTTCTGCGTTGCTGACGGACAGAAGCTGTACGAATTCAGGAGAGGCATGAAGCG GTGTGCCGACATCTATTCACTGGCGTTCAGCGCCGACTCGCTATTCCTGTGTGCGTCGAGCAACTTCGAGACGGTGCACATCTTCAAGCTCGAGGACCCGAAGGAGGCCAACAAGGTGGCCGAGGAGCCCGGCACCTGGATGGGTTACCTGGGCAAGGCCCTCATGCAGAGCGCCTCGTACCTGCCCACGCAGGTGACCGACGTGTTCAACCAGGGCCGGTCGTTTGCCACGGTCCACCTCCCCTTCAGCGGGGTGCGCACGGTGTGCTGCCTCAGCAC AATTCAGAAAATACCCAGGGTACTTGTGGCAACCAAGGACGGCTACTTGTACGTCTACAACTTGGATCCTGTCGAGGGTGGTGACTGTACCTTGTACAAACAGCACAG GATGTAG